ATTTAATTTACAGTAATTATATCATAGTTAATAAAGGCtaaaaaaggagcaaaacaATGGCTAGCAAGAGATTCCTTAACAACCTCGTCGCAGCATTGTTCCTCTGCATGGTGGTGGCGGCGGCCACCGTGGTGGAATCCGCCGTCACGTGCGGCCAGGTCACGAGCTCGCTGACCCCCTGCATTCCGTACACTAGGGGTTCGGGTGCTGCCCCGTCGGCAGCCTGCTGCTCGGGTATCCGATCGTTGAATAGTGCCGCCAGAACCACCCCCGATCGCCAAACCGTCTGCAAGTGCCTGAAGGCGGTTGCACGCAGCATCTCCGGGGTCAACTATGGCGCCGTCGCCGCCATGCCTGGGAAGTGTGGCGTCACTCTTCCATACAAGCTCAGCCTCTCAACCGACTGCAACAAGTTGTTTCCATCAAACTTTCTTATTAGTCTTCGTTAATTTGCATATTCATGCACACTGACAAGATTTTCGATCTacgttgttgttgttgttgttgtgtTTATTATGCAGAGTGAAGTGAAGTGAAGAATATCAGTTGGATTGGAGCCGTAAAAGAAGCATTTAGTACGACGACGACATAGCCGGTTCTATAAATAAAAGAGCCCTCTTCGGTGTAAAGAGGCAGGCATGCATGTCTTATGTTCCAAGTTTATGCATTTCTAGTGCTAGTTGTTTCGAATCGAGACGGCTTCTCGTCGGACTCTCTTGTAAAAGAACCCTGATAATAACAGATTTGTAGAATAATCATATGCAGTAATTTGCTTTGATGTCCGGCTTGGGTAGCTTCATAGTTCATACAATGAAACTGCCTCCTGATATGTCTATATGGACTGTCAATTCAACTCATCGATTAATGATCAATCTCTTCAGTTATTTGTTGACGAGCCTGACTCGTGATTGACTCGCGGTGTCTAAAAGGAGAAGGAACTGAGTTAATGATCAATCGCTTCAGTTGAACTGATCGAAGAACATGTGCACTCTCGAGAACATGTGTACTCTCGAATGGCAAATGATTGTAAATGAGATTTCTAAGAACAAATATAGTCTTCCTGCGTGATTATGTAGGCAATATATGTATTTCCTAGTATGTACGCGATCGATTTTCTCATCCAGTTGGATTTTTGTGAATTCAGGGATATCCATTCGGTTCGGTTCCCCTTCAATCTAGCATATATAGCTATGCACTGCTCACATCAA
The sequence above is drawn from the Punica granatum isolate Tunisia-2019 chromosome 5, ASM765513v2, whole genome shotgun sequence genome and encodes:
- the LOC116209349 gene encoding non-specific lipid-transfer protein 1-like, producing MASKRFLNNLVAALFLCMVVAAATVVESAVTCGQVTSSLTPCIPYTRGSGAAPSAACCSGIRSLNSAARTTPDRQTVCKCLKAVARSISGVNYGAVAAMPGKCGVTLPYKLSLSTDCNKVK